One genomic region from Drosophila busckii strain San Diego stock center, stock number 13000-0081.31 chromosome 3R, ASM1175060v1, whole genome shotgun sequence encodes:
- the LOC108603265 gene encoding acylphosphatase-2, whose amino-acid sequence MAAPKLFACDFEVFGIVQGVFFRKYTEEHANALGVRGWCMNTKIGTVKGQLEGELEPLNQMKEWLQTKGSPSSMIEKVEFSPTKSIKNYTFNKFSIRR is encoded by the exons ATGGCTGCACCGAAGTTGTTCGCTTGCGACTTTGAGGTGTTTGGCATAGTGCAAG GTGTATTTTTTCGAAAG TACACTGAGGAACATGCTAATGCTCTTGGAGTACGTGGCTGGTGTATGAATACAAAGATTGGCACAGTCAAGGGACAGTTGGAAGGAGAGCTTGAGCCTTTGAATCAAat GAAAGAGTGGCTACAAACTAAAGGTAGTCCCAGCTCCATGATTGAGAAAGTCGAATTTTCACCGACAAAgtctataaaaaattacactTTCAATAAGTTCTCCATAAGACGCTAA